GTCGTCACCGAGCGCCTGCGCGATCGCGGCCGACTGGCCGTGCGGCAGGCCGAGGAACACCACGTCGTGCCCCGCGAGGGTCTCCACAGTGGTGTCGGCGAGCACCCGGTCGGCGAGCGGCAGCAGGTGCGGCTGCAGCGCGCCGAGGCGCTCGCCGGCGTTGCTGCCGGCGGTCACGGCGCCGACCTCCACCCCCGGGTGGCCGAGGAGCAGGCGGAGGACCTCGCCCCCGGCGTACCCACTGGCTCCGGCGACGGCGACTGATGCGGACATATGCATGATTATACAGATGCCTGCATGGTTGTGCGAACCGGGTCGGAAACCGCGCGCCGTCGGTCGCCCTCCTCGCCTACGGTGCTCGGATGACCCGTCTCGCACCCGATGCCTACCTGTCCGCCCTCGGCGCCGAGTCCGCGCGGTTCCGCGACGTCCTCGCCTCCTGCGATCCCGAGGCGCGGGTGCCGGCGTGCCCCGACTGGTCCGCCGCCGACCTGCTGTGGCACCTCGCCACCGTCCAGCGGTGGTGGGGCGAGGTGGTCGCCGCGCGGCCGGCCCGGCCCGAGGAGGTCGAGCCGACGCGCCCCGAGTCCCACGAGGACCTGCTCGCCGCGTTCGACGCGTGGTCGGCCGACCTGCTTGCCGCCCTGGAGGGCGCGGACCCGGCGGAGGAGGCCTGGAACTGGTCCGACGACCACACCGTGGGCTTCATCCTGAGGCGCCAGGCCCACGAGGCGCTCGTGCACCGGGTCGACGCCGAGCAGGCGGCCGGCGTCGGCAGCGAGGTCGACGCACCGCTGGCCGCCGACGGGGTGCACGAGTGCCTCGACGTCATGTACGGCGGGATGCCGGCCTGGGGCACGTGGGAGCCGGGCGAGGAGCTGGTGCGGGTGGACGTCACCGACACCGGCGACGCGTTCTGGGTGCGCTTCGGCGCGTTCTCGGGCACCGACCCCGACAGCGGACGCTCCTACGCCGACGAGGAGGACGTCCACGTCGTCGAGGCCCCGGACGACCCGGACGTGGACCCCGACGTCGTCGTCGACGGCACCGCCGCCGCGCTCGACCTGTGGCTGTGGGACCGCAGCGACGACACCGGGATCGCCGTGGCCGGTGACCCGCAGGTCCTGGCTCGCTTCCGGGCGATCGTGGGCTCGCCGATCAACTGAGCCCGACGGTGGAGCGCAGGGCCGCTAGGTCGGGCCGGGCGCTCCACCGTCGACGGTCACCGCTGGACGGCCCCGGTGCGCTCGGCGGCCAGGGCCACCGCGGCGTCGCGAGCCGCCGCCGCCTCGCCCTCCTTGAGGGTCCGGTCGGGTGCGCGGAAGCGCAGGGCGTAGGCGAGCGACTTCTTGCCGTCGCCGACCTGCGTGCCGGTGAAGACGTCGAAGAGCCGGATCGACTCGAGCAGGTCGCCGGCGCCCTCGCGCAGCGCCGCCTCGACGTCGGCGGCGGGCACCGACGCGTCGACGACGAGCGCGACGTCCTCCTTCGCGACGGGGTACGACGAGAACGCCGGCGCGGGCCGCAGGTGGACCGCACGGGAGATCAGCGCGTCGAGGTCGACCTCGGCCGCCACGGTGCGCTTCGGCAGGCCGAACGCCGCGCAGACCTTCGGGTGCACCTCGCCGGCGTGGCCGACGACCTCGCCGTCGACCGACAGCTCGGCGCAACGTCCCGGGTGCCAGGGGGCCAGCGACGCGGCGGCCGTGGTCACCTCCAGGCCCAGCGCGTCGGCGACCGAGCGGACGGCGTCGACCGCGTCGGCCCACGTGACCGGTCGGGCCTCGCCCCACCAGCCGTCGGCCGTCGCGTCGCCCGACGCGACGACCGCGAGGTGGAGCGGCTGCGCGGGCAGCGCGGCGTCGAGGGCGGCGAACTCCTCCTCGGTGGGCCGACGGTCGACGGGCAGGATCGCCGCCGGGCCGGCGTGCCGCGGGAGCGTCACCGTGCCGGTCTCGAAGATCGCCAGGTCGGCGTTGCCGTGGCCGACGTTCTTGCCGGCCGTGCGCAGCACGCCCGGGAGCAGCGTGGTGGTCATGAACGGCGACTCGGCGCTGAGCGGGTTGGTCAGGCGGAGCAGGTCGCGCCGGCTGTCGTCGGCCGGGAGGCCGAGCGCGTCGAGGTCGGCGTCGCCGACGAACGGGAAGCTCACCACCTCGACGAAGCCGTCGCCGGCGAGCGTACGACCCACCCGTCGGCGCAGCTGCTGGGCGCGGGTGAGACCGCGACCCGAGGGCGGCGTCGGCAGCACCGACGGCACGCGGTCGTAGCCGACGAGCCGGACGACCTCCTCGGAGAAGTCCTGCGCGTCGGTGAGGTCGGGGCGCCACGGCGGCGGGGTCACCGACAGGGTGCCCGAGCCGGTGACCTCGCAGCCGATGGCGCGCAGGCACTCCACCGCGCGCTCCTCGGGGATCTCCATCCCCGACACGCGCTCGGCGAGGTCGCCGCGGACCTCGATGGTCGGCATCGCCGGCGGGGTGCCGACGACGGTGACGCCGGGGTCGGCCTGTCCCCCGCCGTGCTCGACGAGGAGCTCGACGACCCTGTCGGCGGCCGCCTCGCAGATGGTGGGGTCGACACCGCGCTCGTTGCGCTTGCCGGCCTCGGAGGTGATCTTGTGGCGACGACCCGTGCGGAACATCGAGACGGCGTCCCAGTGGGCGGCCTCGACCAGCACCCTCGTGGTGGTCTCCGACATCTCGGTGGTCTCGCCGCCCATCACGCCGCCGAGGCCGATGATCCCGGAGTCGTCGGTGACGACGAGGTCTCCGGGGTCGAGGGTGCGCTTGGTGCCGTCGAGCGTGGTCAGGGTCTCGCCCTGCCGCGCGCGGCGCACGACCAGCGCGCCCTGCACCTTGTCGGCGTCGTAGCCGTGGATCGGGCGCCCGGTCTCGAGCATCACGTAGTTGGTGACGTCGACCGCGAGCGAGATGGGTCGCATGCCGGCGGCGGTGATCCGCCGGACCATGAAGTCCGGCGTCGGTGCCGTGGGGTCGAACCCGGTGACCGTGCGGGCGACGAAGACCGGGCAGCCCTCGGCGTCCTCGACGACGACCGGGTGGCCGTCGCCGTTCGCCGCTGGGGTGTCGCGGTCGGCGGGGTCGCGGAAGCCGCTCGCCCCCTCGACCGAGACCAGCACCTCGCGGGCGATCCCGCGGATCGAGAGGGCGTACGCGCGGTCGGGGTTGATCTCGAACTCGATGGTCTCCTCGTCGAGCCCGAGCAGCGGCCGGACGTCCTGGCCCGGCGCGCCGGCACCCTCGGGCAGCACGATGATGCCGTCGTGGTCCTCGCCGAGCCCGAGCTCGCGGGCCGAGCAGATCATGCCGGCAGAGACGTGGCCGTAGGTCTTGCGGGCGCTGATCTCGAATCCGCCGGGCAGCACGCCACCGGGGAGCACGGTGACGACGAGGTCGCCCGGCGCGAAGTTGTGCGCGCCGCAGACGATGCCCTGCGGCTCGCCGGTGCCGTTGGCGTCACCGACGTCGACGGTGCACCAGTTGATGGTCTTGCCGTTCTTCTGCGGCTCCGGCTCCATGGTGAGCACGCGACCGACCACGAGCGGGCCGGTGATGTCGCGGCCGGGGCTCTCGATCGCCTCGAGCTTGAGGCCGGTGAGGGTCAGGCGGTGGGTGATGTCGTCGGTCGTCGTCCCGGCGGGGACGTCGACGTGGTCAAGGATCCAGGACAGTGGGGCCTTCATGGCTCTGCGTCCCCTCTCAGATCTCGGTGCCGAAGGCGCTGCTGAACCGGACGTCGCCCTCGAAGAGCGGGCGGAGGTCCTCCAGGTTGTGGCGGAACATGAACGAGCGGTCGATGCCCATGCCGAACGCGAAGCCGCTGTAGACCTCCGGGTCGACGCCGCACGCGACCAGCACGCGCGGGTTGACCACGCCGCAGCCGCCCCACTCGATCCAGCCCTCGCCGCGGCAGGTGCGGCAGGCGTCGCTGTCGATCCCGCGGCACACGAAGCACTTCACGTCGACCTCGGCCGACGGCTCGGTGAAGGGGAAGTACGACGGCCGGAACCGGGTGGTGATGCCGTCGCCGAAGAGCTGGGAGGCGAAGTGGTCGAGGGTGCCCTTGAGGTGGGCCATCGTGATGCCCTCGTCGACGACGAGGCCCTCGACCTGGTGGAACATCGGCGAGTGGGTCGCGTCGTACTCGTCGGTGCGGAAGACGCGCCCCGGGCAGACGACGTAGATCGGCGGCTTCCGGGTCAGCATCGTGCGCGCCTGGACCGGTGACGTCTGGGTGCGCAGCACGACGTGGTCGTCGGCGGGCTCGGTCCAGAACGTGTCCTGCATGGTGCGGGCCGGGTGGTCCGGGCCGAGGTTGAGCGCGTCGAAGTTGAGCCACTCGGCCTCGACGACCGGGCCCTCGGCGACCTCGTAGCCCATGGCGACGAAGAGGTCGGCGATGAGCTCGGACTGCAGGGTGAGCGGGTGCCGGCCGCCGCGACGGCGCCGCGTCGTCGGGAGGGTCACGTCGACGGTCTCCTCGACCAGCATCCGCTCCTCGTGCTCGGCCTCGAGCACGGTCTGGCGGGCGGCGAGCGCCTGGTTGATCGCGCCGCGGGCCTGGCCGACCCGCTGGCCGGCCTCCTTGCGCGCCTGCGGCGGCAGGGCGCCGATCTCGCGGTTGGCGAGGGCGATCGGCGAACGGTCGCCCGCGTGGTCGAGACGGACCTGCTTGAGCGCGTCGAGGTCGGCGGCGGTGGCGATCGCGGCCAGGGCCGCCTCACGCATCTCGTCGACCTGGTCGGCCTTGAGCGGGGTCACTTCGACAGGGTCGTAGTCGGTGTTGGGGCCGGACATGGCTCCCTTTCGCGCGGCGTCAGCAGTTCGCCGCAGAGTCTAGGTGTGGACGGAGGTCGGGTCGGAGGCGTCCCCGGACCAGGTCGACGTCAGCAGCCCGCCGGAGGAGGTCCGGGGCGCAGAAATCGCAGGCTCGTGTCCACGTCGCCCATGCTACTGCGCGAAGGCGGTCCACACGCGAGTGCATGCGTCGGCCGCCTGCTGCTGCCCGCTGACGGGGAGCAGCCCGAGCTCGGTGAGCGGACCCTCGGCGCGGGCACGCCCGAGGTTCCACGCGCGCGGGTCGTCCAGCGCCTCCGGCCTCATCGAGTTGAGCGGCTGGAGGTCGAGCACGCACCGCGCCACGTCGGCCGGCAGCCGCTCGGCGATGACGGGCGTCGCGTCCGCGGACAGGAACTGCAGGTATGAGAGATCGAGCTTGCCGGTCGCGTCGTAGCGGTCGAGGTTCTGCCCGGCCACCCACGCGTCGGGGTTGACCGCGGCGAGGCCGACCAGGGCGAGGGCGCCCGACACGAGGGCGATCCTCGGCAGCCAGCGACCCCACCCCGCGACGCCCGCGACCATGATCGCCAGCACCACGAAGCCGAGCCAGCCCTCGAAGACGTCGACGAACAGCCGCAGCGTGGTGAAGCCGTACGCGTCCTGGTAGACGGCCATCCCGCGCAGGGCGGACGCCACCACGAGCAGGGTGAGGCCGCACAGCAGGCCGAGGGAGCCGAACAGCCAGCGCCGGTCGTCCCGCGAGGTCCCGGCCCGGCGAGCGGCCACCCACACCACCAGCACGGTCAGCGCGGTCGCCAGGGTCAGCTGGCCGAACCCCTGGTGGACGAAGTCGGCGTAGGTTAGGCCGGTCGTCTCGCGGATGTAGTCCTCGCCGCCGACGAGAGCGCGCGCCTCGGCCGCGATGAACGCGACGAAGACGAGGTCGACCGCCAGCACCGGCACCAGCCACTCGAACCGGTTCGTCAGTGCCTGGGGCCGGCGTCCGCCGAGCACCTCGACGTGCGAGGGGTTGAGCGCGAGGTAGGCCGCTCCGAGGGTGACGGCGAAGACGAAGCAGGCGAGGAAGGCGCGTCCGACGAGGTCGTTGAAGGTGAGGGTCGGGACGAGCCGGTCGACCCACGAGCCGAAGACCGGGTTGGCGCTCGCGAAGATGGTCGCGAACACCACGAGCCCGAGCGCGGACCACGCCGCGGTGCGCACCACCGCAGGGGTGCGGGCACCGGTGCCGGCCAGGCGGAGCGAGCGCCCGAACCACGGCAGGCCGCGCAGCGACGCCAGCGGCCACGAGAGGCCGCTGAGCAGGATCCCGGGCAACGTACGGGCGCCGGTCACGCCGCACAGGAAGACCGCGGCGGACGCGACCAGGCACAGCATCTGCACCCACCACGCGTCGAGCAGGGTCAGCGGCAGCACCAGCAGGAACGCCACGGCGGAGCACGCGAGGGTCCACGGCTCGCGACGGCGACGGGCGGTGGCCAGCGCAGCGGTGCCGGACACCACCGCGACGAGGGTCCAGGTGATGCCGGGGGCGGTGAAGGACAGCGCGATCCCGGCGACGACGCCCGCGACGGCCGCGGCGAGCACGGTGCGCAGGCCCGGCGGCAGCGGGGGCTCGGGCCAGAAGCGCCCGAACAGGCCGTCGAGGCCGGCCGGGGGACGCTCCGGGGTCGCGGGTGACGGGGGCTGCGGGACGGGTGCGGTCGTGGTCATGGTGGCCTCCGGAACGGTCGGGCGGGCGGCAGGGTCGGGGACGGGGACGGGGGCGTGGACGGGGGCGTGAGCACGCGGCACGTCGAGGCGCAGCCGGGCGCCGGTGCCGCCGACCGGGTCGAGGAAGCGGAGCGTGCCGCCGTGCAGCCGGGCGGCCCACCGCGCGACGGCGAGGCCGAGGCCGGTGCCGCCGGCGCCGTCGGTGCCGAAGCGCTCGAAGACCCGCTCGCGGTCCCGTGGCGCGACTCCCCCGCCGAGGTCGACCACCTCGAGCCACCAGCCGTCGGCGCCGGCGCCGCCCGTGACCGTGACCGGGGTGCCGGGCGGCGCGTGGCGCCCGGCGTTCTCCAGCACGTTGACGAGGAGCTGCCGCAGCCGGGCCGGGTCGCCCGGCGCGGCCAGGCCGGGCGGGACGTCGACGACGAACGCCCCCGGCCGGCCGGCCGACTCGACCTCGCGCACGCAGGCCTCCACGAGCGGCCGCAGGTCGAGGTCGTCGACCTGCAGGTCGACCACGCCCGCCTCGAGGCGGGAGAGCTGGAGCAGGTCGTCGACGAGGCGTCCGAGGCGCTGGGCCTCGTCCAGGGCGGCGCCGAGGTGCTCCCGGTCGGCCGGCACCACCTCGTCGGCGAGGTTCTCCAGCAGCGCGGTCATCGCGGTCAACGGGGTGCGCAGCTCATGGGACACCGTGGCGATCAGGTCGCGTCGCTCGCGGTCGACCCGCGCGAGGTCCTCGGCCATCGTGTTGAACGCGGCGGCGAGCTGGCCGACCTCGTCGGTGGCGGTGGTCGTGACCCGCCCCGTGTAGTCGCCGCGCGCCATCGCCCGCGTCACCTCGGTCATCCGCCGCAGCGGGGCGACCATGCCGGCGGCCAGCAGCTGGGTCACGCCGAGCGCGAGCGCGACGCTGACCGGCAGCACCAGCCAGGACGAGACGTCCGCCGCCGAGCCGAGCAGGGTGAGCAGCCCGGCGGTCACGACGGAGACGACGACCAGCAGGCCGAGCTTGACCTTGATGCTCGACACCGCGGCGAGGGGCGCGGGCGAGGGCGGGGCGCTCACCTGAGCTCCTCCAGCGCATACCCGACCCCGTGCACGGTCCGGATGCGGGCGGCGCCGACCTTGCTGCGCAGCGCCCTCACGTGGCTGTCGACCGTGCGGGAGGCGCCCGGGCTGCCCCAGGCGTCGCCCCAGTCCCAGACCTCACGCAGCAGGCGCTCGCGCGACAGCACCTGCCCGGCCTCGCGGGCCAGGCAGAGCAGCAGGTCGAACTCGGTCGGGGTGAGGTGGACCGGCTCGCCGGCGACCGTCGTACGACGCGTGCCGGGGTCGATCGACAGCGCCCCGACCCCGATCGCCGTGGGCCGCTCGTCGGCCAGCGCCGCCGCCCGCTCCACGCGGCGGAGCAGCGCCGCGACCCGGGCGACCACCTCGCGCATCGAGAACGGCTTGGTGAGGTAGTCGTCGGCGCCGACGCCCAGCCCGACGAGGACGTCGGCCTCGTCGTCGCGCGCGGTCAGCATGAGCACCGGCACGGGCCGGTCGGCCTGGATCCGGCGACAGACCTCGAGGCCGTCGAAGCCGGGCAGCATCACGTCGAGCAGCACCACGTCGGGCCGGGCCGTCCGGGCCAGCTCGACCGCGGACGGGCCGTCGAAGGCCTGCAGGACGTCGAAGCCCTCGGCCCGCAGCCGCTGGGTGAGCGCGTCGTTGATGGTGCGCTCGTCCTCGACGACGAGGGCGCTGCGAGTGGTCATGCCCCGACCCTAGGAGCCGGACCGCGCGGGAGTGGCGGACGACTCGTGAAGGTTGTGTGGAGGTCGGCCGCCGGCGGCCGGTCACTCCGGGCGGAGGTCCTCCCGGGGCCAGTCGACCATCACGCGGGCGCCACCGCCGGGCGCGTCGTCGATGATCACCCGACCGCCGTGGGCCCGCGAGAGCCCGCCGATGATGTACATCCCGAGGCCGCTCCCGCCCGACTCCCCCGTCGTCCAGAACTTCGTGAACACGCGGCGCCGCAGCTCGACGGGGATGCCGTCGCCCTCGTCGTCGACGGTGATCCGCACGCCGTCCACGGCCGGCGACGACGCCAGCCCGACGCTCACCTGGCCCTGGCCGTGCCGGATCGCGTTCTCGACGAGGTTGGTGACCACCTGGGTGAACTTGTCGGGGTCGGCGAAGACCTCGGGCAGGTCCTCCTGGACCTGCAGGATGATCGAGCGGGCGGTGCCGGCCTCGATCGAGTCGACCACGCGGCGGGTGAGCGTCTCCGCCGAGCACTCGCGCGGGTAGAGCTGGAGCCGTCCGGTGTCGATGCGGGCGACGTCGAGCAGCTCGGCGATCAGCCGGGCCAGCCGGTCGGCGTCGGCGTTGACGGTGGTGAGCATGAGCTTGCGCTGGTCGTCGTTGAGCTTGTCCCAGCGGTTGAGCAGCGCCTGCACGAAGCCCTTGACGCCGGTCAGCGGTGAGCGCAGCTCGTGGGCGACCGTCGCGACCAGGTCGGAGCGCTCGCGGTCGAGCAGGGCCCGTCCCCGGCCGCTGCGCAGCCCCACGGCGATGCCGACGACCCGACCCAGGGGCGCGTCGCGGATCAACGTCGCGGTGGTGAGCACCTCCTCGCCGGAGGCGTTGAGCCACGACTGCTCGGGCACGGCGCGGACGATGGAGATGCTCTCGAAGGGCCGGTTCGCGGCGAGCCAGGTGCGACCGTCCTGGTCCAGCAGGCGCAGCACGTCGCCGAGGTCCATCCCGAGCGCCTCCTGCTGGCCGACGCCGAGGAGCGCCGCAGCCTGGGCGTTGAGCAGCGTCACGACCCCCTCGCGGGTGGCCCCCAGGATCCCGTCGGGATAGAAGTCGGCAAGCGAGTGCAGCCTGCTGGGGCCGCTGTCCACCCTGCGCCCGCTGCTCTCCGCCACGTCGGTCACCCTAGCCGCGCAGCGGCTTGGGTCGTCGCAACCCGGCGGCGCGCAGCGCGGCCACCAGGTCGCGCGAGGAGACGGGCACGGCTCCCGCCGCCACCATCGCGTCGTAGTGCTCCGCCGGCACGTCGTAGTGGTCGCCGTCCCAGCCGCGCTCGGGGATGCCGTGGGCCGCGGCGAACGCGTGCGCCTCGTCGTAGGAGGTGTCGCTGGCGAGGTGCGACCACAGCCGGTCCCAGCGGGGCACGGCGGGCGGGTCGATGAGGATCACCGCCGGCGGCCCGTCCGCTGGGCGCGGGCGCTGGCGTAGAGGCACACCGCAGCGGCGGTCGAGAGGTTGAGGCTCTCGGCCCCCCCGAGGATCGGGATCGAGACCCGGTGGTCGGCGAGCGCCGCGAGCTCGTCGGGCAGGCCCCACGCCTCGTTGCCGAAGAGCCAGGCGGTGGGCCCGGTCAGGTCGGCGTCGAACAGGTCGACCTCGCCCGCCCCGTCGGCGGCGAGCACCGTGAGCCCGCGCTGCTGGGCAGAGCGGACGGCGACGGCCGGGTCGGGCTCGACCGCGAGCGGGAGGTGGAACAGGCTGCCGACCGTCGCACGCACCGTCTTGGCGTTGTAGGCGTCGACCGACCGGCCGGCCAGCACGACGCCGTCGGCGCCTGCGGCGTCGGCGGTGCGGATCACGGTGCCGGCGTTGCCCGGGTCGCGGACGTCGGCGCAGATCGCGAGCAGCCGCGGGGCCGCGGCGACGACGTGGGCCAGGGGCGCGTCGACCGGGCGGCACACCGCCACGACGCCGGCCGGGGAGACCGAGTCCGACAGCGAGGCGAGGGCGCGGTCGTCGACGAGCGTGACGTCGACGGCGGCCAGCAGCGCGGCGTGCTGCTCGAGGGCGGCGGGGGTGGCGAAGACCTCGACCACGCACCCGGCGACCGCCAGCGCCCCCTCGACGGCCTTCGGGCCGTCAGCGAGGAAGAGCCGCCGCTCGGTGCGGACCGAGCGGCGGCTCAACTTGCGAGCCTCCTTGACGCGGCTGTTGCCGACGGTCAGGGGGGTGCTCATGTGGCTCAGGCGGAGACCTTGGGCGCGTTGACGTCCTCGGGCAGCGCGGCCTTGGCGGCCTCGACGAGCGCGGCGAAGGCCGGGGCGTCGTTGACGGCGAGCTCGGCGAGGATCTTGCGGTCGACCTCGATGCCGGCCAGGCCGAGGCCCTGGATGAAGCGGTTGTAGGTCATGCCGTTGGCGCGGGCCGCGGCGTTGATGCGCTGGATCCAGAGCTTGCGGAAGTTGCCCTTGTTCTTGCGGCGGTCGTTGTAGCTGTAGACCAGCGAGTGGGTGACCTGCTCCTTGGCCTTGCGGTAGAGCCGCGAGCGCTGGCCGCGGTAGCCGCTCGCGCGGTCGAGGGTGGTACGACGCTTCTTCTGGGCGTTCACTGCGCGCTTGACGCGTGCCATGGGGTTACTCCTTGGTGCGGATGAAGATCAGATGGACGGCGGCTGGGCCACCAGGGGATGTGCGGTGGTGTGCCTCAGATGCCGAGCATCTTCTTGGCGCGGGCGACGTCGGCCTTCTCGAGCTCGACGACGCCGGCGTTGCGGCGGTGCTTCTTGCGGCTGCCGGTCGTCGGCGCGGACGCGAACGCAGCGCCGGACTTGCGGCCGGCCTGCAGGCGCTGGATCTTGCCCGAGCCAGTCACCTTGAAGCGCTTCTTGGCGCCCGAGTGGGTCTTGTTCTTCGGCATGTCTGCCTCAACTTCCTTGTGCTTGCGTGGTTCGGGTCATCGTCACGGCTCCGCCGCGACATGCTCGAGCGAGGCTCTCGCTTCGCTCGTGCCTTGCTCTCAGGCCTCGATGTCGGGGTCGAGGTTCTCGGAGCGACGGCGCTCCTTCTTCTGGGCGACCGGGCCGGCCGCGTGGGCGGCCTCGCGCTCGGCGTCCTCCTCGGCCTTGCGCTCGGCGCGGGCCTGCTCCTTGGAGGCGCGGGCGGCGTCGGCGTCGATCTTGGCGTCGGCCTTCTTCTTGTGCGGGCCGATGACCATGGTCATGTTGCGGCCGTCCTGCTTGGGCGAGGACTCGACGAAGCCCAGCTCCTGCACGTCCTCGGCCAGCTTCTGCAGCAGGCGGAAGCCGAGCTCGGGGCGGTGCTGCTCACGGCCGCGGAACATGATCGTGATCTTGACCTTGTCGCCCGCGCCGAGGAACCGCACGACGTGACCCTTCTTGGTCTCGTAGTCGTGCTTGTCGATCTTGGGACGAAGCTTCATCTCCTTGATGATCACGTTCGTCTGGTTGCGGCGCGACTCGCGGGCCTTCTGGGCGTTCTCGTACTTGAACTTGCCGTAGTCCATGAGCTTGCAGACCGGCGGGCGTCCCTGGGGGGCGATCTCGACGAGGTCGAGGTCGGCCTCCACGGCCAGCTTCAGTGCCTGGTCGGTCGGCACGATGCCAACGGTCTCGCCGTTGGGTCCTACGAGCCGGACCTCGGGTACGCGGATCCGCTCGTTGATGCGCAGCTCGGTGCTGATGGGTCCTCCAGTGATCGAGTGGGTGGGAGCTGCTGCCCGCCCGGAACTGGTGGCCCCGGAAATGAACAATGGCTCCCGCTGTGTGCCAAGCGGGAGCCAGTCGTGACCCGTCCCCGAGCTCTCGGGAACTGGTGTCCACCCCCACGCGCTGCGCGGTCGGTGGAACTGGGACCTGGACCCGACGATCTGTGGTGCAGGGCGATCGGTGCGGGTGGGAGACGGGTGCTGCTGCCTCCGCTTGGCGGGATCGGTGGCGTGGTCGGGAGGGTGGTCCCGTCACGTCACTGATCGGTCAACACCGAAGACTAGCCGATCATTCCGGCGCGGGCCCAATCCAGCCGTGGGTGCCGCCCGAGCCCTCCCCGAGCGCCACCAGGCGCCAGCCGGCAGCGAGTCGGGTGAGGTCGTCGCCGTCGACGACGTACGTCGCGGGGCCGGCGAGGTCGACCAGGAGCGCCTCGGCACCGTCCTGGACCGCCGCGGTCGCCGCCGTCCGGGCGTCGACCGGGACCGGCCGGGCCTGGGGGTCCCACCGCGCCATCGTGTCCGTCGCCGTGAAGGCCAGCAGGCCGGTGCTGCCGTCGGCGGCCCGCACCAGCACCGCCGCCATGTCGGAGGACTTGTCGTGGGCCAGACCCTGCTCGTCGACCTCCACCTCGCCGAGCACCGCGACCACCGGGACCAGCAGGCGCGCGTCCTGCAGCACCGCGAGCACCTCGGCCGACGTGGCCGCGCCGGAGGCGTGGGAGGCCAGCGCCGCGGCGAGGGCCGCATCGGCCGCGCCGGTGTCGTCGGCGAAGCCCGGGTCGGGGATCGTCCGGACCAGGGGCTCGGTGTCGTCGTGGTGCACGTCGTCCATTGTCCCGCAGGCGTGGTGCGCTGTGGGAGTGTGGGGCCGTGGAGGAGACGACCTGGGCAGCACTGACCGCAGCGCTCACCGTGGCGGGCGCGATCTGGACGTGGATCGCCTTCCGGCGCCGCGGCGCCGCGAACGGGCTGCGCGCGCTCGGCTTCACCCTCCTCCCCGCGGCCGCCTGGCTGACCGGGACGCTGCGCACGGTCGTCGAGATCGGCAGCGCCGTCACGGACTGGGCGACCGGCCTGGTCTTCGACGTACGGACCTGGACAGGGGTCGGCCTGGCCGGCCTGGCCGTGCTCCTGCTCGTGGTCAGCGGCTTCATCCGTGACCGCCAGCTCGCCCGCGGACAGGCGGTCGGCCGCACCCGCAAGGACGGCCGGACCCGCAAGGACGACGCCGGTCGCGACGCGCTCCCGCCGACGGCGCCCCCCGGACGCGGCAAGCCCGTGATCGACGACGACCTGGCGGACATCGAGGCGATGCTGCGCAAGCGGGGCATCGAGTGAGCGACGCCTTCGTCGACCGCAACCGGTTGTGGTCGCGGCTCGGCGCTGCCGTCGCGAGCCTGCCCGAGCCGCCCCCGACGCCCATCGCGGTGGTCGACCTCGACGCCTTCGACGCCAACGCCGCCGACCTGGTGCGGCGCGCGGGCGGCAAGCCGGTGCGGGTCGCCTCGAAGTCGCTCCGAGTGCCCGGCTTGATCACCCGGGCGCTGGCCCACGACGGCTTCGCGGGGGTGCTGGCCTTCACCGTCGCCGAGGCGCTGTGGCTGCACGAGACCGGGGTCAGCGACGACATCGTGGTCGCCTACCCGAGCGTCGACGCCGCCGCCCTCGGCCGCCTGGCCGCGT
Above is a genomic segment from Nocardioides okcheonensis containing:
- the infC gene encoding translation initiation factor IF-3; this encodes MFISGATSSGRAAAPTHSITGGPISTELRINERIRVPEVRLVGPNGETVGIVPTDQALKLAVEADLDLVEIAPQGRPPVCKLMDYGKFKYENAQKARESRRNQTNVIIKEMKLRPKIDKHDYETKKGHVVRFLGAGDKVKITIMFRGREQHRPELGFRLLQKLAEDVQELGFVESSPKQDGRNMTMVIGPHKKKADAKIDADAARASKEQARAERKAEEDAEREAAHAAGPVAQKKERRRSENLDPDIEA
- a CDS encoding SseB family protein; translation: MHHDDTEPLVRTIPDPGFADDTGAADAALAAALASHASGAATSAEVLAVLQDARLLVPVVAVLGEVEVDEQGLAHDKSSDMAAVLVRAADGSTGLLAFTATDTMARWDPQARPVPVDARTAATAAVQDGAEALLVDLAGPATYVVDGDDLTRLAAGWRLVALGEGSGGTHGWIGPAPE